DNA from Alnus glutinosa chromosome 2, dhAlnGlut1.1, whole genome shotgun sequence:
CATTGGGAATTTCCATAGGCCAATCAGTTCAAAGGCCAATTCTTGAGAGAAACCGttgggggaagagagagagagagagagagagagagagagaaagatagaggCTGAGGTTGATGGATGTCAAGGCATTGGCCGTGGCCGGCTAAGCGTGAGGCGTGAGCGGTAGGGAGGGAGCAATCTATTGATCTAGGGTTAGGTTTCGTCATGTGTGTTGTGCGACGGGGAGGGAGTGAAGGCTTCAGCAGCCAAATGAGTGAAATGACGATTTGGGGAAAAAGAATCAACTATATACAGgacaaaacgacgtcgttttgataaAGAgtaaaacgacgttgttttgaaCTACGAGTTGGTAACCAGCGAAAATAAATTTTCATCAACTACCGACCGACtagattttcaaaaattaaatttattccgattttcgattttttaaatatttggtaAGCGGTAGGTGATCGGAGGCAATTTGGTGGCAGTCGGTAGGTTTTCGGTAGTTGGTATTCGGATAATTTGCTCACCCCTATAATAAGTATTTACTTACGAAGAATAATACCTATTCTTCCAAAAAATGAGATGAATAGTTATTTCTAAAAGAATAGAcgatatttttgagaaaaaaacactcatattattttttattttctctcaaattaaaaaagaatagagaaaagaaagaaacaagaaacgTACATGAGATACTGTGGCTAGGTGGTCGCACGGCTAGCCACAGATGAAGTCAATAGTGGTCGCACTTTCCCAGAACATCTCGTGGTAGATCCTGAGGATTAAGAATTTAAGATCTAAACTTGTTTAGCTCATACAAGACTATAGTCTATATAGTATAGATAACAATATATGAAtctgtacatatatataattatagagACTTGGGGGACCGTAAtcaaaataatactaatattgTTCGAGTTTCACTCTTTGGGTACCTGGCTCTGGCACTGCTGTTGCGGGTGGTGTGGTGATGTTAAtggtaaattaaataaaaaagcttTGGTTTTTTCTACATATTATAATCCCAAAGACAAGGCGCACACtaaattaagcaaaaaaataaagaaacagcAGACAAGGTGGCTCTTCCAACTTGATACaagctctttcttttctttctttcctagCTTGTTTGTTCACTACTAACTTCACTCCcaccaaaaatctctctctGCGCCTCAATGGCGTATCTTTCACTGTTTCTATATCTGCTTCTCCttctctctacttttttttctctcccaaCTTCTCCTTAGCTTTGCTGTACTACGCTTCGTTACAAGTGCAAGTCCTAGAAACTCGGGACGACCCagttcctctcttcttctttgctTTCATTGCTCATTCATAGTCGTCCCCCCCTTTACTACTTCCTTTGACTTGACTTAGACTTCCCTGGTacgtctctctctccctctctctctctctctctctctctctctctctctctctctctctacagtATATACGTTCGTGTGTGAACGTGGGTGTATTGTATATCATGATCATTTCTGAGAGCCCGTTTTGCCTGCCTGTCTTTGGCTTTTCATGTATGAATATACGCTTGTttgtatctttctttctttttttcctctcaaaCTTTCAAGGGTGTGCATGTTCATTTGCTTATATATCTTCTGACTGTTAATCAGATTGATCTTACATGGGTTCTAATCTGAGtaatttgttcttcttcttcttcttcttcttcttctttttttttttttttttgattgttaTGTTTTAGTCGTATTATAAATTATGACATCCCATTTAAGTTACGTATTTTGATCTGACTTTCTCAActgggtttctttttttcttcaaagtttGATGTTGAAATATTTCACTCCTTTCCATAAATCCTGACAAACCCATGacataaacaccaaaaatatTACAATGGAGGAAATTTTTTCTCTGGGGTCTTGTGCTTATTTCTTTGTATCTTTGATGAATCCATGAGAGAAATTGATTTTCTATGTATATCTGTTAATTTGTAAAAAGGTGCATAGATTGTTGATCAGTCCATGACATAAGATTTGTTTTTTGGATGTATTTTTAGCcaaattttatgatttatgcatattGGTAAAAGGAATATTGCTGATTATCTAttccttagattttttttatttttttttttcatttctttcaattACAGAGAATTTTAACAGTTTAATAGAGTTCTGATCCATGtccaaaggaaaagaaatagagggtgaagaagaaagagaggatATGTGTGGCAATGACAGTGAAGTTGGTAGTAAGAAACGGCTTCTTGCCAGGGACTCTGGTACTCGCATTTGCATTAATTCTCATAGTTCCTCAGGTGGAGAACCTCAGGATGCAGATTATTCCGTTGCTTCGCTGAGTGATGAGTTAGAGGCTCTGATCTTGGCCAGGGTTCCAAGATCAGAATACTGGAAGTTCTCTTTTGTGAGCAGAAGGTTTTTCTCTCTTGTGAAGAGTGGTGAGGTGTATAAGATTAGGAGGGCAATTGGGTTTAAAGAACCGTCTGTTTTCATGCTCTCTATTGGGGAGACTAGCTGGTGGGCATTTGACAGGCAATTCAGGTGTTGCAGGAAGCTTCCAATCTTACCATCAGACGTGTGCTTTTCAAGGGGGGATAAGGAGTCGGTTTGTGCAGGGACTCATCTGATTGTTTCAGGAAAAGAACTTGATGGTGTTGTTGTTTGGAGGTATGAATTGGCATCGAACAAATGGCTCAAGGGTCCTTCTATGAACAATTCAAGGTGTTTGTTTGCATCAGCCACCTGCGGCACCTCTGCTTTTGTAGCTGGTGGCATGGGAATGGAGAGTGAAGAGGGAGTGTTGAGTTCTGCTGAGAAATATGATCCAGAGAGCAAATCATGGGAGCTTCTTCCAAGGATGCATCAGAGGAGGAAGCTTTGCTCTGGCTGTTACATGGATAACAAGTTCTATGTGATTGGAGGGATGGACGAGGAGGGGAAAGGTTTAATTTGTGGGG
Protein-coding regions in this window:
- the LOC133860017 gene encoding F-box/kelch-repeat protein At3g27150 isoform X1; protein product: MSKGKEIEGEEEREDMCGNDSEVGSKKRLLARDSGTRICINSHSSSGGEPQDADYSVASLSDELEALILARVPRSEYWKFSFVSRRFFSLVKSGEVYKIRRAIGFKEPSVFMLSIGETSWWAFDRQFRCCRKLPILPSDVCFSRGDKESVCAGTHLIVSGKELDGVVVWRYELASNKWLKGPSMNNSRCLFASATCGTSAFVAGGMGMESEEGVLSSAEKYDPESKSWELLPRMHQRRKLCSGCYMDNKFYVIGGMDEEGKGLICGEAFDEQKNTWELIPEMLKDTPVSTSQSPPLVAVANNELYSLEASSNELKVYLKRSNSWKILGPVPVRADFNRGWGIAFKSLGDELLVIGASSVAFAGRGMAVYTCCPDPQADELEWRALDCGTNQLSHFIWNCSVMVT
- the LOC133860017 gene encoding F-box/kelch-repeat protein At3g27150 isoform X2 is translated as MCGNDSEVGSKKRLLARDSGTRICINSHSSSGGEPQDADYSVASLSDELEALILARVPRSEYWKFSFVSRRFFSLVKSGEVYKIRRAIGFKEPSVFMLSIGETSWWAFDRQFRCCRKLPILPSDVCFSRGDKESVCAGTHLIVSGKELDGVVVWRYELASNKWLKGPSMNNSRCLFASATCGTSAFVAGGMGMESEEGVLSSAEKYDPESKSWELLPRMHQRRKLCSGCYMDNKFYVIGGMDEEGKGLICGEAFDEQKNTWELIPEMLKDTPVSTSQSPPLVAVANNELYSLEASSNELKVYLKRSNSWKILGPVPVRADFNRGWGIAFKSLGDELLVIGASSVAFAGRGMAVYTCCPDPQADELEWRALDCGTNQLSHFIWNCSVMVT